In Zea mays cultivar B73 chromosome 7, Zm-B73-REFERENCE-NAM-5.0, whole genome shotgun sequence, the following proteins share a genomic window:
- the LOC100383921 gene encoding uncharacterized protein LOC100383921, protein MQLLPLAPAPASLRCRRSLAQRRPRPGWARSGLVGAAAATPVAAAHSRCFSPCFNFFPAMVLAPASSTPQSGALFFFPCPCARADSACRSSTAPRRSLLGLRRLSSLATPWPHRWLPSVPAISCRGILSVLGQRIRAPSSVSRVDLPARCSPARSGRGHRRVVEPRPPLLDSQAGSLIHVLLAVDFPRLWPRHSLLGSLSSIFSPRQLLTCSTPRSRARRRLVMRCSSLRAHYVVARQVDSASWCSSNVRWNV, encoded by the coding sequence ATGCAGCTCCTTCCTCTCGCTCCCGCTCCAGCTTCTCTACGCTGCCGCCGTTCCCTCGCGCAGCGTCGTCCTAGACCCGGCTGGGCGCGCTCGGGTCTTGttggcgcggcggcggcgacccCTGTGGCCGCAGCTCACTCCCGGTGCTTCTCTCCCTGCTTCAATTTTTTTCCAGCCATGGTGCTCGCGCCGGCGTCCTCGACTCCTCAGTCTGGCGCGCTGTTTTTTTTTCCATGTCCCTGTGCGCGAGCTGATTCAGCTTGTCGGTCATCCACTGCTCCTCGGCGCTCCTTGCTCGGCCTCCGACGGCTGTCGTCCCTCGCCACGCCCTGGCCGCATCGCTGGCTCCCCTCGGTTCCAGCCATCAGTTGCCGCGGCATCCTCTCAGTTCTCGGTCAGAGAATTCGCGCGCCCTCAAGCGTCAGCCGCGTCGACCTCCCTGCTCGCTGTTCTCCAGCTCGCTCTGGCCGCGGACACCGTCGAGTCGTCGAACCCCGTCCTCCTCTGCTCGACTCCCAAGCAGGCTCCCTGATCCACGTCCTTCTCGCCGTCGATTTCCCACGCCTGTGGCCACGGCACTCGCTCCTCGGATCCTTGTCGTCGATCTTCAGTCCTCGTCAGTTGCTAACGTGCAGCACGCCTCGCTCTCGTGCTCGCCGTCGTTTGGTCATGAGATGTTCGTCCCTGCGCGCTCACTATGTCGTCGCACGCCAAGTCGATTCTGCCTCGTGGTGCTCGTCAAATGTTCGATGGAACGTCTAA
- the LOC109940863 gene encoding uncharacterized protein: MQLLPLAPAPASLRCRRSLAQRRPRPGWARSGLVGAAAATPVAAAHSRCFSPCFNFFPAMVLAPASSTPQSGALFFFPCPCARADSACRSSTAPRRSLLGLRRLSSLATPWPHRWLPSVPAISCRGILSVLGQGIRAPSSVSRVDLPARCSPARSGRGHRRVVEPRPPLLDSQAGSLIHILLAVDFPRLWPRHSLLGSLSSIFSPRQLLTCSTPRSRARRRLVMRCSSLRAHYVVARQVDSASWCSPNVRWNV, encoded by the coding sequence ATGCAGCTCCTTCCTCTCGCTCCCGCTCCAGCTTCTCTACGCTGCCGCCGTTCCCTCGCGCAGCGTCGTCCTAGACCCGGCTGGGCGCGCTCGGGTCTTGttggcgcggcggcggcgacccCTGTGGCCGCAGCTCACTCCCGGTGCTTCTCTCCCTGCTTCAATTTTTTTCCAGCCATGGTGCTCGCGCCGGCGTCCTCGACTCCTCAGTCTGGCGCGCTGTTTTTTTTTCCATGTCCCTGTGCGCGAGCTGATTCAGCTTGTCGGTCATCCACTGCTCCTCGGCGCTCCTTGCTCGGCCTCCGACGGCTGTCGTCCCTCGCCACGCCCTGGCCGCATCGCTGGCTCCCCTCGGTTCCAGCCATCAGTTGCCGCGGCATCCTCTCAGTTCTCGGTCAGGGAATTCGCGCGCCCTCAAGCGTCAGCCGCGTCGACCTCCCTGCTCGCTGTTCTCCAGCTCGCTCTGGCCGCGGACACCGTCGAGTCGTCGAACCCCGTCCTCCTCTGCTCGACTCCCAAGCAGGCTCCCTGATCCACATCCTTCTCGCCGTCGATTTCCCACGCCTGTGGCCACGGCACTCGCTCCTCGGATCCTTGTCGTCGATCTTCAGTCCTCGTCAGTTGCTAACGTGCAGCACGCCTCGCTCTCGTGCTCGCCGTCGTTTGGTCATGAGATGTTCGTCCCTGCGCGCTCACTATGTCGTCGCACGCCAAGTCGATTCTGCCTCGTGGTGCTCGCCAAATGTTCGATGGAACGTCTAA